The sequence CATTGCAGTTGCGATTCACTCATTTATGATGCCATTTTGCCAAAGAGCCGGGATCATATACTTATACCCGGATAACCTCAAAGCTAAGCTTATTCAGGCAGAGGGTCAGAGGGCGATATTTTATGCTGGCATTGACGTTGTGGGCATTGCAGGTATTCTCCCTGGGCCGCCTGTTTCTTTACCATCAAAGGCCAGTCACATTGTGGGCAGTGATGCTTAACAGGCGGGTGGTTCAACAAATACTTACAGGCTGGATAGCCATCACAGGCAAAAAACGTTTTGCCAAAACGGTTTGTTCGCTGTTGCAGTTGTCCTTCGCCGCAAGCCGGACAACCGATAGCCGTCTCCGTCTTTTGATTCATCTTTTCGATATGGTGACACTGAGGAAAATGGGTACATCCAATAAATAATCCATAACGGCCCTTTTTCACCGCCAGCCTGGCACCACAATCCGGACAGGCAGAGTCCTCAATGATCTTAAGCTCATGATATTGATATTCATGCAGAGGTTTACTGAATTCGCACTGTGGGTAACGGCTACAGCCAAGAAACGGGCCACTGCGCCCGGTGCGGATCTGCAGCTTCGCATCACATTGAGGACAATTGCCGTAAGCATGCTGCAGGGCATGCTCATCGGCTTTAAACAGGGAATGATCGATCTTTGACATAAGATGATTATGCCATAGTCAGGGCTCGCTTAATATCTAAGCGTTATTCAGTCTGGACAGTCTGCACTCAGTGCAACAGACCTTCAGGCTCCTCAAATAGCAGCTCTTCCATCTGAGCATAGGCATTTTCTTTGCCGGGCACATTGAACAGTACCATCAATACGACCCATTTGAGGTCTTCCAGACAGAATTCCGACGTATCGATCTCCATTACCCGATCCAACACCATCTCACGGGTAGAAGCATCCAGTACGTTGATCTGTTCCAGAAACATCAGAAACCCCCGGCATTCTACATCCAGTCGCATCTGCTCTTCCTGTGTATAAATGCGGGTAAGAGCAGAGGTGGAGGCATTGGCCAGATAAGGGTGAGTATCTGATTCCTGCAACGCTGCCAGCTTTTCCAGCCAGGACAGTGCTTTGTATATTTCATCATGGTGGAAACCGGCGCGCACAAGCTCATCGGTCAACTCGTCCTGATCAACACGAATTTCCGTTTCACTATGAATGAAGTTTTCAAACAGATACATGAGGATGTCAAACATACTATTTTCCCCTCAATTTTATGTAACCGCCAGGGATGGCAGTTACTAAGCCGCGCAACTCGTATTCTAATAATTCTGTCAACACTACCTTCAATGGCAGGCCGCTGCGCTGTGCGATCACATCAATGGGTGTGACCTCAAACTCAACACTATCTAACAATCTGTCCCTTGCCAAGCCATTGTTATTATTTTTTTCGGCATCATTTGCGTTAACTTTATCCACCACTGTGACAAGATTCTGATATTCCTCGATAATATCCTCTGCATTCTCCACCAGCTTGGCACCCTGTTTGATTAAATAATGACAACCTTTAGACAGCGGATTGTGCACACTGCCAGGGACAGCGAACACATCCCTGCCCTGCTCAAGTGCATACCGTGCCGTGATCAGTGAGCCACTCCTGATAGCGGCCTCAACCACCAGGGTGCCAAGACTCAGACCACTGATAATACGATTACGACGGGGGAAATGATCAGCCGCAGCTTTTTGCCATGGGGCAAACTCCGACAACAGACAACCTCCGCCATCAAGGATCTGTCGCGCCAGCTGCAAATGACGTTTCGGGTAGATTTGCTCAAGACCTGAGCCCAGTACAGCGGTAGTCTCACCACCTCGTTCCAATACCCCTTTGTGTGCCCACCCATCGATACCCAGTGCCATACCACTGGTCACAACAAACCCAGACTGACTGAGCTGAGAGGCTATCTCAAAGGCGAACTGACGTCCGGGAGTGGTTGGGTTTCTGCTGCCAACAATAGCGATTTGTGGCTTTTTCAGACAGTGACTATTGCCTTGCCCGAAAAGCAACAGTGGCGGGCGGGGAAGTTCCTTAAGCTGTTGCGGATAATCAACACTATCAAATCCGAGTAAGAAGTTCTCCGGACTGGCCGACAACCAGGCAAAATTCTTGTCCAGCCAGTCATTATTCGGTTTTCTTATGGTGCGGATTTGTTCCGAATTTAACCCCAGACTTCTGAGTTCAGAGTCCGGCAAACCAAATAACGAAAGCAACTGTCCCTGCGTATTGTCACAAAGCGTCCTCAATGTACCCGCACCAAGCCTTGGTAACTGTTCGAGAGTCATCCACTTTCTTAATTCCACATCCTGTGACATTTCACTGTCCTAATTATCTCGTCCCCGGTCAGGGCTTACCGACAATATCTCCCCGGCGAACGATTCTTGAGCTGTTCAGAATGAGCGCATAACTGGTACGTTCAAAGGTCTTAAACACCACCAAATCACCCGATTTAATCGCAGGGGGCCGGGGAGTTTCTTTGTTATCAAATATAGCTGGTAACCAGCTGTCTTCACTGATGCCCGTCTTACTGTCTTCGATAGCAGGTCCCTGAGTATAAATTCCCATTACGGTACCCGGCGTAACCTCACTGTGACCCAAATCGACTACCACCACATCAAGACGCCCCATAAGATGGTGTTCCTGTAAGTTACCCAGGATATGGCCTCGCTGACTGTCCGCAGAACGAAGCTGAATGTCGTCAGACTGTTCCATAATCGACACTGGCGCTAATCGGTCCCCGGCCCGCGTTTCCATCCTGGACTTATCCAGTCTGACCAGACTAAAGTCCTGACTTTCAGTAGGTATCAGCGTGGCACTGGCGAGGTTACGAATCTGCACGCCGACTTCATTATCCTGCATATCATAAATAGTGCTTTGCTGACGCAGCACCAGCAGTGAATCAGTGTTGTCAGCCATCTCTCCGACAAGTAAATCTTCATTCGCATACCTGACCGTATCATCGTAATCTGTGATGACCCTGGGTAGCGCGCTGAATTCTTCTTTACTCATCACCACGGCACCTTTTACAAACGGCTCAACCACTGACCAGGGTAAAACCGATACAGGCTCGCTGGCCTTATCCATAAGTTTACCCTGTGGGCTCAGCTTCTTTTGAGGTTTGTCATTACTGTCACGGGACAGCACCAGCTCAGCTTCACCCTGCTCATTAATGACAAGCCTTAGCTCATCACCAGGGTAAATTAAATGAGGGTTGCTGATATGACTGTTATTCCTCCACAGCTCAGGCCATAACCAGGGCTGCGTTAGATACATGGCTGAAATATCCCACAACGTATCGCCTTTCTTAACTTTGTAGACTTCTGGCGCATCAGGCCTGATCACCACAGCCATACACCAGGCTGGCAAAAACACAAGTATGAACAGCCATTTCGATAAATTAAACCGCATATTTCCCCCGGGCAGCTTGCATAATAAGATTCCAGCCACACTGAACATCTCAGCGGCAAAGGAGTCACAGTAAATATAGCCCCGGAGTCAGACATACAGACAATCAGGCAGGGCTATTATTTTTTGACCTCAGTTGAGCTAGAATAGCCGGTATTCTCAGGTATTAAATAGTCTTTTAACTTGTTTCGTATGTTAATTGATATTTAACGCCTTCATTTTTATCAAATTTAAGTGTAGCTGATTACTCCATGGCCAAATTAGAAGTTCTGCGCTTCCCCGATGAGCGCTTACGCACTGTCGCCAAGCCAGTGAAAGAGATAAATGACCAAATACGCACTCTGGTCGAAGACATGTTCGAAACCATGCGTGAAGAAAATGGTATAGGCCTGGCTGCCACTCAGGTCAACACCCATCTGCGTATTGTGGTGATGGATGTATCGGAAGATCAGAGTAATCCTTTGGTATTTATCAACCCGGAAATCACTGAAAAGAACGGCTCTACTATCAGTGAAGAAGGTTGCCTCTCTGTACCGAATAGCTATGCCAAAGTTGAACGGGCAGAAAAAGTGAAAGTCACAGCATTAGATACCAATGGCGAAAGCTTTAGCATGGATGCCGATGGCTTACTGGCCATTTGCATCCAGCACGAGCTGGATCATCTCAGGGGGGTGCTTTTTGTCGATTATCTTTCGCCCCTGAAACGCCAGCGTATCCGCAAGAAACTGGAAAAAGAAGCCCGTCTGTTGACCCGAGCCTGAGGCCCAGAGTTGAAAAAATCTTATAATATTGTATTCGCCGGTACGCCGGATTTTGCTGCCAGGCACCTGCAGGCACTTATCTCATCCGAACACCGTATCGTCGGCGTTTATACCCAACCGGATCGCCCTGCCGGACGGGGAAAAAAGCTTCAGTCAAGCGCGGTTAAGCAATTGGCCGAAACCCATAATTTGGCACTGTATCAGCCTGCTTCTCTGCGCTCAGAGGAGACTCAGCAACAATTGGCTGACCTGAAGCCTGATATTATGATCGTGGTGGCCTATGGTCTGATACTGCCACAGGCAATACTGGACATCCCCACTTATGGATGCCTGAATGTTCATGGTTCACTACTTCCCCGATGGCGTGGCGCCGCCCCCATACAACGTGCCATATGGGCCGGCGATACAGAAACCGGGGTCACTATTATGCAAATGGATAAAGGTCTGGATACCGGAGACATCCTGCTAAAAAGGACCATTGATATCACCCCGGCTGACACCAGTGCCTCACTCTATGAAAAGCTGGCAGAGGTTGGCCCGGGAGCCTTACTGGAAGCACTTGTATCGTTAGAGGATATTCACCCGGAACCTCAGAATAATGAGCTGGCAAATTACGCACAGAAGCTCACTAAAGAAGAGGCCCGGATTGACTGGCACGCGGATGCGCTGCAACTGGAGCGAAATATCAGAGCCTTTAATCCCTGGCCTGTATGCTACTTCGAGCTTATGGAGAAACCCGTCAAAATCTGGCAGGCCAGTGTCAGTGATGCTGCGGGAGAGCCAGGCACAATCCTCGCAGCAGATAAACAGGGGATCCTGGTCGCGACAGGACAAGGCAGTTTGCGCCTCGAGATTATTCAATTGCCAGGTAAAAAAGCCCTGTCAGCCGTTGAGGTGCTTAATGCCCGTCGCGAAGAGTTTGCTCCGGGAACCCGGCTCTCGTGAGCGCCGCTAAACTCAGAGCCGATGGTGCCACAGCCCTGTTCAGTGTGCTTGAACAAGGACAATCCCTGCGTCAGAGCTTTGCATACCTGCAAGCTCAGCATAATGAGAAAGACAAAGCCTGGCTGCAGGAAATGGTCTATGGGGTGTTGCGTAATTTGCCCCAGCTGCAATACTGGTTACGCCAGCTTCTACATAAACCTCTGAAGTCTAAACAAAAAATAGTCGAACATCTGTTATTACTGGGAATCTACCAATTAGCATTTAGCCGGGTTTCTACACATGCCGCTGTTGCTGAAACCGTTGGTGCGTGTGACAAGCTCAAATGTAACGGCCTGAAAGGATTGGTAAATGCCTGCCT comes from Lacimicrobium alkaliphilum and encodes:
- the fmt gene encoding methionyl-tRNA formyltransferase, which produces MKKSYNIVFAGTPDFAARHLQALISSEHRIVGVYTQPDRPAGRGKKLQSSAVKQLAETHNLALYQPASLRSEETQQQLADLKPDIMIVVAYGLILPQAILDIPTYGCLNVHGSLLPRWRGAAPIQRAIWAGDTETGVTIMQMDKGLDTGDILLKRTIDITPADTSASLYEKLAEVGPGALLEALVSLEDIHPEPQNNELANYAQKLTKEEARIDWHADALQLERNIRAFNPWPVCYFELMEKPVKIWQASVSDAAGEPGTILAADKQGILVATGQGSLRLEIIQLPGKKALSAVEVLNARREEFAPGTRLS
- the dprA gene encoding DNA-processing protein DprA is translated as MSQDVELRKWMTLEQLPRLGAGTLRTLCDNTQGQLLSLFGLPDSELRSLGLNSEQIRTIRKPNNDWLDKNFAWLSASPENFLLGFDSVDYPQQLKELPRPPLLLFGQGNSHCLKKPQIAIVGSRNPTTPGRQFAFEIASQLSQSGFVVTSGMALGIDGWAHKGVLERGGETTAVLGSGLEQIYPKRHLQLARQILDGGGCLLSEFAPWQKAAADHFPRRNRIISGLSLGTLVVEAAIRSGSLITARYALEQGRDVFAVPGSVHNPLSKGCHYLIKQGAKLVENAEDIIEEYQNLVTVVDKVNANDAEKNNNNGLARDRLLDSVEFEVTPIDVIAQRSGLPLKVVLTELLEYELRGLVTAIPGGYIKLRGK
- a CDS encoding DUF494 family protein; amino-acid sequence: MFDILMYLFENFIHSETEIRVDQDELTDELVRAGFHHDEIYKALSWLEKLAALQESDTHPYLANASTSALTRIYTQEEQMRLDVECRGFLMFLEQINVLDASTREMVLDRVMEIDTSEFCLEDLKWVVLMVLFNVPGKENAYAQMEELLFEEPEGLLH
- the def gene encoding peptide deformylase; translated protein: MAKLEVLRFPDERLRTVAKPVKEINDQIRTLVEDMFETMREENGIGLAATQVNTHLRIVVMDVSEDQSNPLVFINPEITEKNGSTISEEGCLSVPNSYAKVERAEKVKVTALDTNGESFSMDADGLLAICIQHELDHLRGVLFVDYLSPLKRQRIRKKLEKEARLLTRA
- a CDS encoding topoisomerase DNA-binding C4 zinc finger domain-containing protein, yielding MSKIDHSLFKADEHALQHAYGNCPQCDAKLQIRTGRSGPFLGCSRYPQCEFSKPLHEYQYHELKIIEDSACPDCGARLAVKKGRYGLFIGCTHFPQCHHIEKMNQKTETAIGCPACGEGQLQQRTNRFGKTFFACDGYPACKYLLNHPPVKHHCPQCDWPLMVKKQAAQGEYLQCPQRQCQHKISPSDPLPE
- a CDS encoding LysM peptidoglycan-binding domain-containing protein; the encoded protein is MRFNLSKWLFILVFLPAWCMAVVIRPDAPEVYKVKKGDTLWDISAMYLTQPWLWPELWRNNSHISNPHLIYPGDELRLVINEQGEAELVLSRDSNDKPQKKLSPQGKLMDKASEPVSVLPWSVVEPFVKGAVVMSKEEFSALPRVITDYDDTVRYANEDLLVGEMADNTDSLLVLRQQSTIYDMQDNEVGVQIRNLASATLIPTESQDFSLVRLDKSRMETRAGDRLAPVSIMEQSDDIQLRSADSQRGHILGNLQEHHLMGRLDVVVVDLGHSEVTPGTVMGIYTQGPAIEDSKTGISEDSWLPAIFDNKETPRPPAIKSGDLVVFKTFERTSYALILNSSRIVRRGDIVGKP